A genomic region of Palaemon carinicauda isolate YSFRI2023 chromosome 22, ASM3689809v2, whole genome shotgun sequence contains the following coding sequences:
- the LOC137616154 gene encoding jupiter microtubule associated homolog 1-like yields MTTTSTFVGIGDNQRISSRVLKPPGGGSSISFGDDGDSHDIKRKSTPVRDDLEQKSLSPISESNGESSSKTSAENDSNSLKESPSSSSTNYSKLDTQGRLFGEESQDNSNRKVRDRLRSRIFSDADENSTTKPDTPIRNENKGDKIHKQKQRVPPGGVSSKLW; encoded by the coding sequence atgaccacaacaAGTACTTTCGTTGGTATCGGCGATAACCAACGTATAAGCAGCAGGGTGTTGAAGCCTCCTGGTGGTGGCTCATCAATCTCCTTTGGTGATGACGGTGACAGTCATGACATCAAACGCAAGTCGACACCGGTGCGAGATGATCTCGAGCAAAAATCTCTCTCCCCCATTTCTGAATCTAATGGAGAGAGTTCTTCAAAAACTTCGGCAGAAAATGATAGTAACTCACTCAAAGAAAGTCCCTCCAGTAGTTCAACTAATTATTCTAAACTAGACACTCAAGGTCGTCTCTTTGGGGAAGAGTCTCAGGATAACTCTAACCGTAAGGTGAGGGATCGCCTACGCAGTAGAATCTTCTCTGATGCAGATGAGAACTCTACTACAAAACCGGATACTCCTATCCGTAATGAAAATAAAGGGGATAAGATACACAAGCAGAAGCAACGTGTTCCCCCTGGCGGTGTTTCTTCAAAGTTATGGTAG